The Ramlibacter sp. PS4R-6 nucleotide sequence CATGCACGCCGGACCATGTGCACAAGCTCTTCCGCTTCACCGACTCGGTCGTCTTCAGCTTCGACGGCGACGAGGCGGGCCGCCGCGCCGCGCGCAAGGCGCTCGACGTGGCACTCCCCTTCGCTTCCGACGTGCGCAGCGTCAAGTTCCTCTTCCTCCCCGCCGAGCACGACCCCGACAGCTACATCCGCGAGCACGGCCAGGACGCGTTCTCGCGCTATATCGGCGAAGCCACGCCGCTCAGCCGCTTCCTGATCGAAGCCGCGCGCGAAGGCTGCGACCTGTCGACGGCGGAAGGCCGCGCCCACATGGCCGCGAACGCGAAGCCGCTCTTCAACGCCCTGCCCGACGGCGCGCTCAAGCGCCAGCTGCTGCCGGAGATCGCGCAGCTCGTCCAGCTCGATGCGCGCGAGCTGGCGTCGCTGTGGGGCACGCGCCCGCCGGCGCCGTCGCGCCGCGACCCGGTGCAACCGCAGCGCCGCCCTGGCCGCACGCTGCCCCCGGGGCGCGCCGACCGTGCGCTGCAGATCGCCTTCATGAACCCCGGCGCGTGGGCCTCGCTGAGCAACGACGACCACCACATCCTGTGCGACCTGGGCGAGCCGCATGGCCCCCTGTTCGCCTGGCTCGACGCCCACATCCACGAGCACGGCCCCGAGCCCTGGGAAGCCCTCCGGGAAGCCGTGGCCGCCCACGAGGCCGCCCCCTACCTCCTGGACCAGGCGGCGCGGGTGCTGCCCGACATCGAGCACGACCTCGATGAGCTTCGCGGCATCCTGCAGAGGGAGCGGGAAAGGCTGATGGACGAAGAGCGCCGGGAGCTGTCGGCCCGGGCGGCGACCGACCCGGCGGCCTACGAGCGCCTCAAGCTGTTGTGGAACGAGCAAAAGCGGCCCCCCAACCCTTGAATTTGCCGGCAATCGATATAATGTAGGGTTTGCTAGCGGCAAGAGCGACAGCAGCACCTCCGGGCCCGGCCGACCGATGCCATCGAGCACGACAGCGCCACCTCACCGCAAGGACTGCACACCAAATGTTCGCCCAACCATCTTGCCCCTGACGGCTTCGCCGTCGCCGCCCGCGCCGGGTAGTCCGTGGCGCACTTTGTTCGTTTGAGCCCTCCCAGGTACCGAGGTATTTCGTCATGCCCGCAGCAAAGTCCAAAGCCGCCGCGAAACCCGTAGCGAAGAAACCGGTCAAACACGCCAAGGCCCCGCTCAAGGTCGTCAAGACCAAGCCGGCGCCGCCCAAGGCGCATGCCAAGCCCAGCAAGACCCACGCCGTGAAAGACAAGCCAGTGCCCGCAACGAAGTCCCCCGCCAAAGAAAAAGCCACTGCCAAGGAAGAGTTGAAGTCCAAGCCCTCGACGAAACACGCCGTCGAGGAGCCCGTGAAGAAGAAACCGGGACGCCCGCCCAAGGCGGCCGCGCCCGAGGCCGAGTCGCCCGCCAAGGGCGCCAAGCGCGGCCGCAAGCCGAAGAACGCCGCTGAAGGCCCGGCCAAGGGCGAGGACGACGTCGACCTCGCCGACATCGACGAGGAACTGGG carries:
- the dnaG gene encoding DNA primase: MAIPQAFIQELLARADVVEVVGRFVQLKKSGANFVGLCPFHAEKSPSFNVSPSKQFYHCFGCGKSGDAIRFLMEHAGMNFVEATKELAGEYGLEVPEDETSPADREAAAKRREKQATLSDVLEKAGEAYRKHLKNSPRAIDYLKGRGLTGEIAKRFGLGYAPEGWRTLAGVFPDYADPLLEESGLVIANAEEDKRYDRFRDRVMFPIRNVKGECIGFGGRVLGDEKPKYLNSPETPVFSKGRELYGLFEARAELREHGFVLVTEGYMDVVALAQLGFPNAVATLGTACTPDHVHKLFRFTDSVVFSFDGDEAGRRAARKALDVALPFASDVRSVKFLFLPAEHDPDSYIREHGQDAFSRYIGEATPLSRFLIEAAREGCDLSTAEGRAHMAANAKPLFNALPDGALKRQLLPEIAQLVQLDARELASLWGTRPPAPSRRDPVQPQRRPGRTLPPGRADRALQIAFMNPGAWASLSNDDHHILCDLGEPHGPLFAWLDAHIHEHGPEPWEALREAVAAHEAAPYLLDQAARVLPDIEHDLDELRGILQRERERLMDEERRELSARAATDPAAYERLKLLWNEQKRPPNP